Proteins encoded in a region of the Streptomyces sp. NBC_00258 genome:
- a CDS encoding 3-oxoacyl-ACP reductase family protein, which produces MTSQATMNGTVALVTGGSRGIGAATAVRLAREGADVALTYVRDKEAACDVVDRIRALGRRALALRADSADAEEAGGAVERAAEGLGRLDVLVNNAAVGLLGPLDSFSLADVDRVLAVNVRGVFLASQAAAARMERGGRIITIGTCMTQRVPGPGGTLYATGKSALVGLTKALARELGERGITANIVHPGPIDTDMNPADGPYAGGQAAMTAVGRFGTVEEVASAVAYLAGVEAGYVTGAEFSVDGGHAA; this is translated from the coding sequence ATGACCTCACAAGCAACCATGAACGGAACAGTGGCCCTCGTGACCGGCGGCAGTCGCGGTATCGGTGCCGCGACCGCCGTGCGGCTCGCTCGGGAGGGCGCGGATGTCGCCCTGACCTACGTACGCGACAAGGAGGCCGCGTGCGACGTCGTGGACCGGATCCGGGCGCTGGGGCGGCGGGCGCTCGCTCTCCGCGCGGACTCCGCCGACGCGGAGGAGGCCGGCGGGGCCGTGGAGCGCGCGGCGGAAGGGCTCGGGCGTCTCGACGTCCTCGTGAACAACGCGGCCGTCGGGCTTCTCGGCCCCCTGGACAGCTTCTCCCTCGCGGACGTCGACCGGGTCCTCGCCGTGAACGTGCGCGGTGTCTTCCTCGCGTCCCAGGCGGCGGCCGCGCGCATGGAGCGTGGCGGGCGGATCATCACCATCGGTACGTGTATGACTCAGCGTGTGCCTGGGCCCGGCGGCACGTTGTACGCGACCGGGAAGTCCGCCCTCGTCGGGCTGACCAAGGCGTTGGCCAGGGAGTTGGGTGAGCGGGGGATCACGGCGAACATCGTTCATCCCGGGCCGATCGATACGGATATGAATCCGGCTGATGGGCCGTATGCGGGTGGGCAGGCCGCGATGACCGCGGTGGGGCGGTTCGGGACGGTCGAGGAAGTTGCCTCCGCGGTGGCGTATCTGGCGGGGGTGGAGGCGGGGTACGTCACCGGGGCGGAGTTCTCTGTCGACGGAGGTCACGCCGCCTGA
- the alc gene encoding allantoicase, with the protein MTAQHQSPLARFTGDANPYGGGDPYADHRSADFPFTQYANLADRQLGAGVIAANDEFFAQRENLLLPERAEFDPEHFGHKGKIMDGWETRRRRGASAEHPWPTADDHDWALVRLGAPGVVRGIVIDTAHFRGNYPQAVSVEGASVPGSPSPEELLADDVKWTTLVPRTAVGGHAANGFAVDVEQRITHLRVNQHPDGGIARLRVYGEVVPDPRWLSVLGTFDVVALENGGQVEDASNLFYSPATNTIQPGRSRKMDDGWETRRRRDQGHDWIRYQLVARSEIRAVEIDTAYLKGNSAGWASVSVRDGVDGEWAEVLPRTRLQPDTNHRFVLAGPAVGTHARVDIFPDGGISRLRLFGSLTEDGATRLAARHQELGG; encoded by the coding sequence GTGACGGCGCAGCACCAATCCCCCCTGGCCCGTTTCACCGGCGACGCGAACCCCTACGGAGGCGGCGACCCGTACGCGGACCACCGCAGCGCCGACTTCCCCTTCACCCAGTACGCCAACCTCGCCGACCGGCAGCTCGGCGCCGGGGTCATCGCCGCCAACGACGAGTTCTTCGCCCAGCGCGAGAACCTGCTCCTGCCCGAGCGGGCCGAGTTCGACCCCGAGCACTTCGGGCACAAGGGCAAGATCATGGACGGCTGGGAGACCCGGCGCCGGCGTGGTGCCTCCGCCGAGCACCCGTGGCCCACGGCAGACGACCACGACTGGGCGCTCGTACGCCTCGGCGCGCCCGGTGTCGTACGGGGCATCGTCATCGACACCGCCCACTTCCGCGGCAACTACCCGCAGGCGGTGTCCGTCGAGGGTGCCTCGGTCCCCGGTTCCCCGTCCCCCGAGGAACTCCTCGCGGACGACGTGAAGTGGACGACGCTCGTCCCGCGCACGGCGGTCGGCGGTCACGCGGCCAACGGCTTCGCCGTCGACGTGGAGCAGCGCATCACCCACCTCCGCGTCAACCAGCACCCGGACGGTGGCATCGCGCGCCTTCGGGTGTACGGCGAGGTCGTCCCCGACCCGCGGTGGCTCTCGGTCCTCGGCACCTTCGACGTCGTCGCCCTGGAGAACGGCGGGCAGGTCGAGGACGCGTCCAACCTCTTCTACTCACCCGCCACCAACACCATCCAGCCGGGGCGTTCCCGCAAGATGGACGACGGCTGGGAGACGCGGCGGCGGCGGGATCAGGGGCACGACTGGATTCGCTACCAGCTCGTCGCGCGGTCCGAGATCCGTGCGGTCGAGATCGACACGGCGTATCTGAAGGGCAACTCGGCCGGGTGGGCGTCGGTTTCGGTGCGGGACGGTGTGGACGGGGAGTGGGCCGAGGTTCTGCCCCGCACCCGCCTGCAGCCCGACACGAACCACCGGTTCGTCCTCGCCGGCCCGGCCGTCGGCACGCATGCGCGCGTCGACATCTTCCCTGACGGGGGCATCTCGCGGCTGCGGCTGTTCGGTTCCCTGACGGAGGACGGCGCGACGCGGTTGGCTGCGCGGCATCAGGAACTCGGGGGCTGA
- the allB gene encoding allantoinase AllB — protein MSDDGWGELVLRSTRVITPEGTRAASVAVSGGKITAVLAHDAEVPAGARLEDFGDDVLLPGLVDTHVHVNDPGRTEWEGFWTATRAAAAGGITTLVDMPLNSLPPTTTVDHLRIKKDVARSKAHIDVGFWGGALPGNVKDLRPLHDTGVFGFKAFLSPSGVDEFPELDQEQLALSLAEIAGFDGLLIVHAEDPHHLAAAPQKSGQRYADFLASRPRDAEDTAIANLIGQAKRLNARVHVLHLSSSDALPLIAAAKAEGVRVTVETCPHYLTLTAEEVPDGASEFKCCPPIREAANQDLLWQALADGTIDCVVTDHSPSTADLKTDDFATAWGGISGLQLSLSAVWTAARARGYGLEDVVRWMSSRTAGLVGLDDRKGAIAVGLDADFAVLAPDETFTVDPAALQHRNRVTAYAGRTLHGVVRSTWLRGERIVTDGQFADPRGQLLSRRP, from the coding sequence GTGTCCGACGACGGATGGGGCGAATTGGTCCTGCGCTCGACGCGCGTGATCACCCCCGAAGGGACGCGCGCCGCCTCGGTCGCCGTCTCCGGGGGGAAGATCACGGCCGTGCTCGCGCACGACGCCGAGGTGCCGGCCGGGGCACGGCTGGAGGACTTCGGCGACGACGTCCTGCTGCCCGGCCTCGTCGACACCCACGTGCACGTCAACGACCCGGGCCGCACGGAGTGGGAGGGCTTCTGGACCGCCACACGCGCCGCGGCGGCCGGCGGCATCACGACCCTGGTCGACATGCCCCTCAACTCCCTGCCGCCGACCACGACGGTCGACCACCTTCGCATCAAGAAGGACGTCGCCCGTTCCAAGGCGCACATCGACGTCGGTTTCTGGGGCGGCGCCCTGCCCGGCAACGTCAAGGACCTGCGGCCGCTGCACGACACGGGCGTCTTCGGCTTCAAGGCGTTCCTGTCGCCCTCCGGGGTCGACGAGTTCCCCGAGCTGGACCAGGAGCAACTCGCCCTGTCCCTCGCGGAGATCGCCGGATTCGACGGTCTGCTGATCGTGCACGCCGAGGACCCGCACCACCTCGCGGCGGCCCCGCAGAAGAGCGGCCAGAGGTACGCCGACTTCCTTGCCTCGCGACCGCGCGACGCCGAGGACACCGCCATCGCGAACCTCATCGGCCAGGCCAAGCGCCTCAACGCGCGCGTCCACGTGCTGCACCTGTCGTCCAGCGACGCGCTGCCGCTGATCGCCGCCGCCAAGGCCGAGGGCGTACGCGTCACGGTCGAGACCTGCCCCCACTATCTGACCCTGACGGCCGAGGAAGTCCCGGACGGAGCAAGCGAGTTCAAGTGCTGCCCGCCGATCCGTGAGGCCGCCAACCAGGACCTGCTGTGGCAGGCGCTGGCCGACGGCACGATCGACTGCGTGGTCACCGACCACTCCCCGTCGACGGCCGACCTGAAGACCGACGACTTCGCGACCGCGTGGGGCGGCATCTCCGGCCTCCAGCTCAGCCTGTCCGCCGTCTGGACCGCGGCCCGGGCGCGCGGGTACGGCCTGGAGGACGTGGTCCGCTGGATGTCCTCGCGCACGGCCGGGCTGGTCGGCCTCGACGACCGCAAGGGCGCCATCGCGGTCGGCCTCGACGCCGACTTCGCGGTCCTCGCACCCGACGAGACCTTCACCGTCGACCCCGCCGCGCTCCAGCACCGCAACCGGGTCACCGCGTACGCGGGCCGAACTCTGCACGGCGTCGTCAGGTCCACGTGGCTGCGCGGCGAACGCATCGTGACGGACGGGCAGTTCGCTGATCCGAGGGGGCAACTCCTGTCCAGGCGCCCGTAG
- a CDS encoding IclR family transcriptional regulator translates to MPTSSASTTDAKPAAASGGVQSLERAFDLLERMADAGGEVGLSELSASSGLPLPTIHRLMRTLVACGYVRQQANRRYALGPRLIRLGESASRLLGTWARPYLARLVEETGETANMALLDGDEIVYVAQVPSKHSMRMFTEVGRRVLPHSTGVGKALLAHVPADEVRALLSRTGMPAATEKTITTPDEFLSALEEVRSAGYAVDDNEQEIGVRCLAVSVPNSPTAAAISISGPAGRVTETATDRIVPVLQQVAVELSEALASSGSTT, encoded by the coding sequence GTGCCGACGTCCAGCGCCAGCACCACCGACGCCAAGCCAGCCGCCGCCTCCGGTGGCGTCCAGTCTCTTGAGCGCGCCTTCGATCTGCTGGAGAGGATGGCGGACGCGGGCGGTGAGGTCGGGCTGAGCGAGTTGTCCGCGAGCAGCGGGCTGCCGCTGCCCACCATCCACCGTCTCATGCGCACGCTCGTGGCCTGCGGATATGTACGCCAGCAGGCCAACCGGCGCTATGCGCTCGGCCCGCGTCTGATCCGGCTCGGCGAGTCCGCGTCCCGGCTGCTCGGCACCTGGGCCCGCCCCTACCTGGCGCGCCTGGTCGAGGAGACCGGCGAGACGGCGAACATGGCACTGCTCGACGGCGACGAGATCGTGTACGTGGCGCAGGTGCCGTCCAAGCACTCGATGCGGATGTTCACCGAGGTGGGCCGCCGGGTACTGCCGCACTCCACGGGCGTCGGCAAGGCCCTGCTCGCACACGTCCCGGCCGACGAGGTGCGCGCCCTCCTGTCCCGTACGGGCATGCCCGCGGCGACGGAGAAGACGATCACGACCCCGGACGAGTTCCTCAGCGCGCTCGAAGAGGTACGGAGCGCCGGGTACGCGGTGGACGACAACGAGCAGGAGATCGGGGTCCGCTGCCTCGCCGTCTCCGTGCCCAACTCCCCCACCGCAGCGGCGATTTCGATCTCCGGTCCGGCCGGCCGTGTCACGGAGACGGCGACGGACCGGATCGTGCCCGTGCTCCAGCAGGTGGCGGTGGAGCTGTCGGAGGCCCTGGCCAGTTCGGGATCGACCACCTGA
- a CDS encoding DUF5955 family protein — MLRSLGQRPVTGSDEDPRVAELRTAVSRLRRELAAHPAEFPDRGIAEDELAALAAMAVTGMPEVPRLRRSLLLIAGSIGSVSALSAGLAGVRSAVELFGEPPRR; from the coding sequence GTGTTGCGGAGCTTGGGACAGAGGCCAGTGACCGGCAGCGACGAGGATCCGAGAGTGGCGGAGTTGCGGACCGCGGTGTCCAGGCTGCGCCGCGAACTCGCCGCGCATCCGGCCGAGTTCCCGGACCGGGGCATAGCGGAGGACGAGCTCGCGGCCCTTGCCGCGATGGCCGTCACCGGGATGCCGGAAGTGCCGCGCCTGCGCCGCTCACTGCTCCTGATCGCCGGTTCCATCGGCTCGGTCAGCGCACTGTCCGCCGGGCTCGCGGGCGTACGCAGCGCGGTGGAACTCTTCGGAGAGCCGCCCCGGCGCTGA
- a CDS encoding nucleotidyltransferase family protein yields the protein MTENNEQVAGLLLAAGGGRRLGGRPKALLTHRGHPLVEHAVGTLRAGGCTRIHVVLGAGADAVRERAVLPGCVLVDNPEWAQGMGSSLRAGLDSLAGTDVRAVLVSLVDQPGIGPEAVARVHAAYTSDETLAAASYDGERGHPVLFGARHWAGIAVTATGDRGARAYLKAHEDEIVLVECGDVARPYDIDTESDLVHLE from the coding sequence ATGACGGAGAACAACGAGCAGGTCGCCGGGCTGCTGCTGGCCGCCGGCGGGGGGCGCCGCCTCGGCGGACGCCCCAAGGCGCTGCTGACCCACCGGGGACACCCTCTCGTCGAACACGCGGTCGGAACACTGCGGGCGGGCGGCTGCACCCGGATCCATGTGGTGCTCGGCGCCGGTGCGGATGCCGTGCGCGAGCGGGCCGTGCTGCCCGGCTGCGTGCTCGTGGACAACCCCGAATGGGCGCAGGGCATGGGCTCCTCACTGCGGGCCGGCCTGGACTCGCTGGCCGGTACGGACGTCCGGGCCGTCCTGGTGTCACTGGTGGACCAGCCGGGGATCGGACCGGAAGCCGTGGCCCGCGTACACGCCGCGTACACGTCGGACGAAACGCTCGCGGCGGCCTCGTACGACGGGGAGAGAGGGCATCCGGTGCTGTTCGGCGCCCGTCACTGGGCGGGGATCGCCGTGACCGCGACCGGGGACCGCGGGGCGCGCGCCTATCTCAAGGCACACGAGGACGAGATCGTGCTCGTCGAATGCGGGGACGTGGCCCGGCCCTACGACATCGACACGGAGAGCGACCTGGTCCACCTTGAGTGA